One window of Nocardia sp. NBC_00508 genomic DNA carries:
- a CDS encoding MFS transporter: MTTTQPVGERRVVANVLRGSIGNLVEWYDWYVYAAFSVYFAKTFFPKDDPTAQLLSTAAVFAVGFLMRPIGGWALGRYADRFGRRSALTLSVTVMAAGSLMIAVTPGYQTIGLAAPALLLAARLLQGLSVGGEYATSATYLSEVASAGRRGFYSSFQYVTLVAGQLVALGVQIVLQQFLDAAQMNAWGWRIPFVIGAAGALIVMWLRRGMDESEQFRAESERTPLVNSVSDAATVVSAGTRKSRGSLRILLQYPRECLLVIGLTLGGTVAFYTYTTYMQKFMINTSGISKSTVAWINFIALLVFVVLQPLAGALSDRVGRRKLLIFFGVSGTVLTVPIMTVLAQTTNPVAAWGLMMVALLIITGYTSINAIVKAELFPTKIRALGVGLPYALTVAIFGGTAETIALALKKAGHESLYFWYVAGCIAISLVTYYFMRETSASSTIDAGEPTADAGTGAGAAVAEPGRPLVTVRD; this comes from the coding sequence GTGACTACGACACAGCCCGTGGGCGAGCGCCGGGTGGTCGCGAATGTTTTGCGCGGTTCCATCGGCAATCTCGTCGAATGGTACGACTGGTACGTCTACGCCGCGTTCAGCGTGTATTTCGCGAAGACGTTCTTCCCCAAAGACGATCCGACGGCGCAGCTGCTGTCCACCGCCGCCGTGTTCGCGGTCGGCTTCCTGATGCGCCCGATCGGCGGCTGGGCGCTGGGCCGGTACGCGGACCGGTTCGGTCGCCGCTCGGCGCTGACCCTCTCGGTGACCGTGATGGCGGCCGGTTCGCTGATGATCGCGGTGACGCCCGGCTACCAGACCATCGGCCTCGCCGCTCCGGCGCTGCTACTGGCGGCGCGGTTGCTGCAGGGGCTTTCGGTGGGCGGTGAGTACGCCACCAGCGCGACGTACCTGTCCGAGGTGGCTTCGGCGGGCAGGCGAGGGTTCTACTCGAGCTTCCAGTACGTGACGCTGGTTGCCGGCCAGCTCGTCGCGCTCGGCGTGCAGATCGTGCTGCAGCAGTTCCTCGACGCGGCCCAGATGAACGCGTGGGGCTGGCGGATTCCATTCGTGATCGGCGCTGCCGGTGCGCTGATCGTGATGTGGTTGCGGCGCGGCATGGACGAGTCCGAGCAGTTCCGCGCCGAATCCGAACGGACGCCGCTGGTGAACAGCGTGAGCGACGCGGCGACGGTCGTGTCCGCCGGTACGCGGAAGTCGCGCGGTTCGCTGCGGATCCTGTTGCAGTACCCCCGGGAATGCCTGCTGGTGATCGGGTTGACGCTGGGCGGAACCGTCGCGTTCTACACCTACACGACCTACATGCAGAAGTTCATGATCAACACTTCCGGCATCTCCAAGTCGACCGTCGCGTGGATCAACTTCATCGCGTTGCTGGTCTTCGTGGTGCTGCAACCGCTGGCAGGCGCGCTGTCGGACCGGGTGGGGCGACGCAAGCTGCTGATCTTCTTCGGCGTGTCGGGCACCGTGCTGACCGTGCCGATCATGACCGTGCTCGCGCAGACCACGAATCCGGTCGCCGCGTGGGGCCTGATGATGGTGGCTCTGCTGATCATCACGGGGTACACCTCGATCAACGCGATCGTGAAGGCCGAGTTGTTCCCGACCAAGATCCGCGCGCTCGGCGTCGGGCTGCCCTACGCGCTGACCGTCGCGATCTTCGGCGGCACCGCGGAGACGATCGCGCTGGCGCTGAAGAAGGCGGGCCACGAATCGCTGTACTTCTGGTACGTCGCGGGATGCATCGCCATCTCGTTGGTCACCTACTACTTCATGCGGGAGACCTCGGCCTCGTCGACGATCGACGCGGGCGAGCCCACCGCGGATGCCGGCACCGGGGCCGGCGCCGCGGTGGCCGAGCCGGGACGACCGTTGGTCACCGTGCGTGACTGA
- a CDS encoding LLM class F420-dependent oxidoreductase — protein MAFESLGRFGVWRAYTGFSPEDARELEQLGYGALWLGASPPADLAVVEPLLEATETITVATSIVNIWAAPAKEVADSFQRIEARFPGRFLLGIGAGHPEHTGEYRKPYDALVEYLDELDAAGVPAERRAVAALGPRVLKLAAERSAGALPYFVPSAHTAKAREITGPDALLATEHMVVLTDDARAAHAVADGTAGFYLGLTNYVSNLRRFGFTDADLTTPPSDRLFDAIIAHGTPEHIVARLSEHLDAGADHVAVQILGDNYLAALRTLAPLLTARS, from the coding sequence ATGGCATTCGAGAGTCTCGGACGGTTCGGAGTGTGGCGGGCGTACACCGGGTTCAGCCCCGAGGATGCGCGGGAATTGGAGCAGCTGGGCTACGGCGCGCTGTGGTTGGGGGCCTCCCCGCCGGCGGATCTGGCGGTCGTCGAACCGCTGCTGGAGGCGACCGAAACGATCACCGTGGCGACCAGCATCGTGAATATCTGGGCGGCGCCTGCGAAGGAAGTGGCCGATTCGTTCCAGCGGATCGAGGCGCGCTTCCCCGGCCGGTTCCTGCTCGGCATCGGTGCGGGCCACCCGGAACATACCGGGGAGTACCGCAAGCCCTACGACGCGCTGGTGGAGTACCTCGACGAACTCGACGCGGCGGGCGTGCCCGCCGAGCGGCGTGCGGTGGCGGCACTCGGACCGCGGGTGCTGAAACTGGCCGCCGAGCGGTCCGCGGGCGCGCTGCCCTACTTCGTGCCGTCGGCGCACACCGCGAAGGCGCGTGAGATCACCGGCCCGGACGCATTGCTGGCGACCGAGCACATGGTGGTGCTGACCGACGACGCTCGAGCGGCGCACGCCGTCGCAGACGGGACCGCCGGGTTCTACCTCGGCCTGACCAACTACGTGTCGAACCTGCGCCGGTTCGGTTTCACCGACGCCGATCTCACCACCCCGCCCAGTGATCGGCTGTTCGACGCGATCATCGCGCACGGCACGCCGGAACACATCGTCGCTCGGTTGTCGGAACATCTGGATGCGGGCGCCGACCACGTCGCCGTGCAGATTCTCGGCGACAACTACCTCGCGGCGTTGCGCACCCTCGCGCCGCTGCTCACCGCGCGATCCTGA
- a CDS encoding Hsp20/alpha crystallin family protein produces the protein MLRFDPFHDIDTVARQLLGETAGTARVPRFMPMDLFKAGDHYVLNADLPGVDPGSIDVSVDSGTLTLRAQRTVPSEEGVQWIASERFAGTFMRQLSLGENVDADRISATYNNGVLSVTIPIAERAKPRRIAISGASQEPRTIEASPQPEQRRQSSK, from the coding sequence GTGCTCAGATTCGATCCATTCCATGACATCGACACCGTAGCCCGCCAACTGCTCGGCGAAACCGCCGGAACCGCTCGCGTACCGCGATTCATGCCGATGGATCTGTTCAAGGCGGGAGATCACTACGTGCTGAACGCGGACCTGCCCGGTGTCGACCCCGGCTCGATCGACGTCAGTGTCGACAGCGGCACGCTCACCCTCCGCGCGCAACGCACCGTTCCCAGTGAGGAAGGCGTCCAGTGGATCGCCTCGGAGCGCTTCGCGGGCACCTTCATGCGGCAACTGTCCCTCGGTGAGAACGTCGATGCCGATCGGATCAGCGCGACCTACAACAACGGTGTGCTGTCGGTGACGATCCCCATCGCCGAGCGCGCCAAGCCGCGCCGTATCGCGATCTCCGGGGCGTCCCAGGAACCGAGGACGATCGAAGCGTCGCCGCAGCCCGAACAGCGGAGGCAATCCTCGAAGTGA
- the truA gene encoding tRNA pseudouridine(38-40) synthase TruA codes for MRDGSAPDAVRPTARVRLDISYDGTDFSGWARQPGLRTVQGVLEDSLSKVFREPIQLTVAGRTDAGVHAEGQVAHFDTSGELDPDKLVHRMARFLPRDVRLEQARLAPSEFDARFSAVRRHYVYRLTTAPYGAAPLQARSVVACRSGVDIEAMRAASGKLLGLHDFAAFCRRKEGATTVRELQRFEWVRHGDLLVAYVSADAFCWSMVRSLVGAVLAVGEGRRSPEWVGELLRETERSSAVTVAPAHGLSLIGVDYPADDELAARNAQTREMRSVPVPDGACCGD; via the coding sequence GTGAGGGACGGGTCGGCGCCGGACGCCGTGCGCCCGACGGCTCGGGTCCGGCTGGACATCTCCTACGACGGCACCGATTTCAGCGGGTGGGCGCGCCAGCCGGGTCTGCGCACCGTGCAGGGAGTGTTGGAGGACTCGCTGAGCAAGGTGTTCCGTGAGCCGATCCAGCTGACCGTCGCGGGGCGCACCGACGCGGGCGTGCACGCCGAGGGGCAGGTCGCGCATTTCGACACCTCCGGCGAACTTGATCCGGACAAACTCGTGCACCGGATGGCGCGATTCCTGCCCAGGGACGTGCGGCTCGAGCAGGCGCGGCTCGCCCCGTCCGAGTTCGATGCCCGGTTCTCCGCCGTCCGCCGCCACTACGTCTACCGATTGACCACCGCACCGTATGGCGCCGCGCCGTTGCAGGCCCGCAGCGTGGTCGCTTGCCGGTCCGGGGTCGACATCGAGGCCATGCGGGCGGCCTCGGGAAAGCTGTTGGGGCTGCACGATTTCGCCGCGTTCTGCCGACGCAAGGAGGGCGCGACGACGGTACGCGAGCTTCAGCGCTTCGAGTGGGTGCGCCACGGTGACCTGCTGGTCGCCTACGTCAGCGCCGACGCGTTCTGCTGGTCGATGGTCCGCAGCCTGGTCGGCGCGGTCCTCGCGGTCGGCGAAGGACGCCGCAGTCCGGAATGGGTGGGCGAGCTGCTGCGCGAGACGGAGCGGTCCAGCGCGGTCACCGTCGCCCCTGCCCACGGCCTGAGTCTGATCGGGGTCGACTATCCAGCGGACGACGAACTCGCCGCCCGCAACGCGCAGACGCGCGAGATGCGGTCCGTCCCGGTCCCGGACGGTGCTTGCTGCGGCGACTGA
- the rplQ gene encoding 50S ribosomal protein L17 has protein sequence MPKPKKGARFGGSATHQKAIFANLATALFEHGRITTTEAKAKAVRPYAEKLITKAKGGTLADRREVLKVIRNKDIVHELFEQIGPSFEGREGGYTRITKTLPRKGDNAPMAIIELVREKTVTNEADRARRVAASKKAEEAPAAEVVEEQAEEAAAETAEAPAADEAAEDKKDA, from the coding sequence ATGCCCAAGCCCAAGAAGGGTGCCCGCTTCGGCGGGTCGGCGACGCACCAGAAGGCGATCTTCGCCAACCTGGCCACGGCGCTCTTCGAGCACGGCCGGATCACCACCACCGAGGCCAAGGCCAAGGCTGTGCGCCCCTACGCGGAGAAGCTGATCACCAAGGCGAAGGGCGGCACGCTCGCCGACCGTCGCGAGGTGCTCAAGGTGATCCGCAACAAGGACATCGTGCACGAACTCTTCGAGCAGATCGGCCCGTCGTTCGAGGGGCGCGAGGGTGGCTACACCCGCATCACCAAGACGCTGCCGCGCAAGGGTGACAACGCGCCGATGGCGATCATCGAGCTGGTCCGGGAGAAGACCGTGACCAACGAGGCCGATCGCGCTCGCCGCGTTGCCGCGTCGAAGAAGGCCGAGGAGGCTCCGGCCGCCGAGGTCGTCGAGGAGCAGGCCGAAGAGGCCGCCGCCGAGACCGCCGAGGCTCCGGCTGCCGACGAGGCCGCTGAGGACAAGAAGGACGCCTGA
- a CDS encoding DNA-directed RNA polymerase subunit alpha: MLISQRPTLTEEVVAENRSKFTIEPLEPGFGYTLGNSLRRTLLSSIPGAAVTSIRIDGVLHEFTTVPGVKEDVTDIILNLKGLVVSSEEDEPVTMYVRKQGPGTVTAGDIVPPSGVVVHNPDMHIATLNDKGKLEIELVVERGRGYVPAVQNKASGAEIGRIPVDSIYSPVLKVTYKVEATRVEQRTDFDRLILDVETKNSISARDALASAGKTLVELFGLARELNVEAEGIEIGPSPAEADHIASFGLPIEDLDLTVRSYNCLKREGVHTVGELVARTESDLLDIRNFGQKSIDEVKVKLHALGLSLKDSPASFDPSSVVGYDASTGTWSDSGTFSDTDGGEQDYAETEQL; this comes from the coding sequence ATGCTGATTTCACAGCGTCCGACGCTGACCGAAGAGGTCGTCGCCGAGAACCGCTCGAAGTTCACCATCGAACCGCTCGAGCCCGGCTTCGGTTACACCCTCGGCAATTCGCTGCGGCGTACCCTGCTGTCCTCGATTCCGGGGGCCGCGGTCACGAGCATCCGCATCGACGGCGTCCTGCACGAGTTCACCACTGTTCCCGGGGTCAAGGAGGATGTCACCGACATCATCCTGAACCTCAAGGGCCTGGTCGTTTCCTCGGAGGAGGACGAGCCGGTCACGATGTACGTGCGCAAGCAGGGCCCCGGCACTGTCACCGCCGGCGACATCGTCCCGCCCAGCGGCGTCGTGGTGCACAACCCGGACATGCACATCGCGACCCTGAACGACAAGGGCAAGCTGGAGATCGAGCTCGTCGTCGAGCGCGGTCGCGGCTATGTCCCCGCCGTGCAGAACAAGGCGTCCGGCGCGGAAATCGGCCGGATCCCGGTGGATTCGATCTACTCGCCGGTGCTCAAGGTGACCTACAAGGTCGAGGCCACTCGTGTCGAGCAGCGCACCGACTTCGACCGGCTCATCCTGGACGTGGAGACCAAGAACTCCATCAGCGCACGGGACGCGCTCGCCTCGGCGGGCAAGACCCTGGTCGAGCTCTTCGGCCTGGCCCGCGAGCTGAACGTCGAAGCCGAGGGCATCGAGATCGGCCCCTCGCCGGCCGAGGCGGATCACATCGCCTCGTTCGGTCTGCCGATCGAGGACCTGGACCTCACCGTCCGGTCCTACAACTGCCTCAAGCGCGAGGGTGTGCACACGGTGGGCGAGCTGGTCGCCCGTACCGAGTCGGACCTGCTGGACATTCGCAACTTCGGCCAGAAGTCCATCGACGAGGTCAAGGTCAAGCTGCACGCGCTCGGCCTCTCGCTGAAGGACAGCCCGGCGTCGTTCGACCCGTCCAGCGTGGTCGGCTACGACGCGAGCACCGGCACGTGGAGCGACAGCGGCACGTTCAGTGACACCGATGGCGGCGAGCAGGACTACGCCGAAACCGAACAGCTCTAG
- the rpsD gene encoding 30S ribosomal protein S4: MARYTGPITRKSRRLRVDLVGGDQAFERRPYPPGQHGRARIKESEYLLQLQEKQKARFSYGVMEKQFRRYYEEANRLKGKTGDNLLRLLETRLDNVVYRAGLARTRRQARQLVSHGHFLVNNKKVDVPSFQVTQYDIIDVKEKSLGTLPFQVARETVGDRPVPGWLQVIPGRLRILVHQVPERAQIDVPLQEQLIVEYYSK; encoded by the coding sequence ATGGCTCGTTACACAGGCCCTATCACCCGCAAGTCGCGTCGTCTGCGCGTCGACCTCGTCGGAGGCGACCAGGCGTTCGAGCGTCGCCCCTACCCGCCGGGCCAGCACGGCCGCGCGCGGATCAAGGAGAGCGAGTACCTGCTCCAGCTGCAGGAGAAGCAGAAGGCCCGCTTCTCCTACGGCGTCATGGAGAAGCAGTTCCGCCGGTACTACGAGGAGGCCAACCGCCTCAAGGGCAAGACCGGTGACAACCTGCTGCGCCTGCTGGAGACCCGCCTGGACAACGTCGTGTACCGCGCCGGTCTGGCCCGGACCCGTCGGCAGGCGCGTCAGCTGGTCAGCCACGGCCACTTCCTGGTGAACAACAAGAAGGTCGACGTTCCCAGCTTCCAGGTGACCCAGTACGACATCATCGATGTCAAGGAGAAGTCGCTGGGCACGCTGCCGTTCCAGGTGGCGCGGGAGACGGTCGGCGACCGCCCGGTTCCGGGCTGGCTGCAGGTGATCCCGGGCCGGCTGCGGATTCTGGTCCACCAGGTGCCGGAGCGCGCCCAGATCGATGTGCCGCTGCAAGAACAGCTGATCGTCGAGTACTACTCGAAGTAG